Below is a window of bacterium DNA.
CTGAAAAAGCGCCTTCCGCCTGTTCCAGGCGTCGTCTGGCTTCCTGATATTCGTCCGGTATCATAATATCCGCTTTGACTTCTTTAGCACTCGAAAGTGCAGAACGAGCATCAATCAGCGCCTGTGGCACAATTGTCGGCACAGTGGCACACCCCAGCATGGAAAGAATAAACACGGAGCTTAACAGCAACTGAATGGACTTTCTCTGCTTCATGGTTTCACCTCCACCGGTGTTGTTGCTGTTGGTGTCGGTTGCCCACTTGAAGACGCCGGATTCGTTTGTGACGCCGGTACCACGGGTACCGTTGGTACCACGGACATTGTCGGCACCGCCGGTTTCATATAGGTTTCAGTCAGTGCACGTACCTTGGCCAATTGTTGTTTTACTTCCACAAGTTTTTCCTCGGATTTTTTCTGCTCGGTCTTTGCTTTGGCAACCAAGGCGTAAATGGTTGCCTTCTTGGAAAAATCAAATGCCCGCTCAAACGCCTGGTTGGCATAGGCATCACGCGCAATGGCAAGTGCATCCTGGGCATGGCGAAGATCCTGAGATGCATAGGCTTTGGCATCCATTTTTTCAGCAGTTTCCACCGCGACCCTGGCATTGGTCATCTGTTCAACCGTTGATCGCGTATCCACCGTGCCACATCCTGTCGATAAAATAGATATCATGCCAACAGCTGCAAAAAAATAAAATCGTTTTTTCATGCCTTTCGCCTCCAAGCAAAATAATAGTACAACGAATTGTACAGTTTTTCTTCTGCATATTATAAAACGATATCCATAAAAGATGTAGAAAAAACATAAATACATCACTGATTTTTCACGATTGAATAAACTGCCGTAAAAAAATAAAACCCATAAAACAAAACGGTGAAGACCTAAATAATTTATTTAGGTCTTCACCGCATAGATAAATTCTTCTTAATTATTCAGCTTTTTCGTCGGAACCGGCAGGAGCTGCTTCTGCTGCTGGAGCTGCTTCTTCCGCTGCAACTGCTCCTTCTTCTGCTGCTGGAGCCATCTCTTCAGCCATAGGAGCCGCTTCTTCAGCCTTTTTGGGTGCGCAACCCGCAACCATCATCATTGAACCGCTAAATAATACTGTCAGTAACAAGGCTAAAACTTTCTTCATAATTATGTTTTCACCTCCTTCTATCCTGAAATGTGATAGATTTCCTTTTCCTGATAGGAAACAGATGTTGAGAGTTTACCGTCCGTTATTTGTTTTGTCAACTTTTTTTGTTGCTAAAAAAATAATATAAATTGTATCTATTCTTAATAAAGATCCATAGGCTTATCCGGCATTCGCCGAACACAGTACGCCGGGCAGGCTGCCCCAACCGAAAAATTACCGTTCCTGCTACGCTTCGCAGCCCATCGTGTTCGCGTGGCACGATGAGCGTAAACCTATAAATTTTCATTTTTTCTTGTCAATAACACGCCTGGTTTCACGGGCAATCATGTATTCTTCTCGTGTTGGTAAAACCAAAATCTTTACTTTGGCAGACACTGTATGAATAAATCTTTCCTGCGAAATTGTACCGGCGTTTTTGCGCTTATCGATTTTAATGCCAATACCAAAAAGCCTTTCACATATTTTTTCCCTTAAATAAGGACTTTTTTCACCAATTCCTGCTGTAAAAACGATGGCATCTGTCCTGCCTAAAATAGCGTGGTAAGCACCGATATATTTTTGAATACTATAGATAAAAACATCCAAACTAAGCCGGGCTCTCCGGCTCCCTTTTTCCGCCTTGGCAAGCACTTCGCGAAGATCATTGGAAACACCGGACAAACCTAAAATACCGCTTTTTTTGTTTAAAAGCTGATCAATTTCCCGCACACTTAGTTTTTCCTTTTCCATTAAGAACGGTACAATGGCCGGATCGATATCTCCACACCGGGTTCCCATAACCACACCTGCCAAGGGGGTTAATCCCATGCTGGTATCGACACATTTCCCGCCTTGAATTGCGGAAATGGAAGAACCATTTCCCAAGTGAAGGGTGATCAAATTCGTCCGATTCGCCGGTTTACGTAAAATGCGGATGGCTTCTTGCGTAACATATTTATGCGAAGTTCCGTGAAAACCGTATTTCCGGATATTGTGCTTTTTCATGAGCTGATGGGGCAGCGCATAAGTAAAAGCATGTTCGGGCAGGGTCTGGTGGAATGCCGTATCGAAAACCGCAACCTGGGGGATTTTCGGAAAAATCGTAAGGCAAGCCTCGATACCCGCATAACTCACCTGATGTAACGGAGCCAAATTTCTACCAATGGGATCGTTGATCACGCTTTGATTAACCAATACAGCGTCGGCATATCTGGGACCGCCATGCACAACCCGGTGTCCCACCGCTCCAATCGCACAATGATGGGCAATCACCCCGTCTTCAACCAGCGAATCAACCACAAGTTTAATCGATTGCCGATGATTGGCCACAGCAACCGATTGGGAACGTTTTTTTCCATTGGAGACGGTGCGTGAAAAGGAAGATTTTGCAGTTCCAATCCGGTCCACCAATCCTGCAGACACTTCCCGGTCTTGATTGAATAAGGTATACTTAAGAGACGAACTACCGCAATTAATCACCAGAATAAGCACACTATTTCCCCCTAAACCGGTTTCACCCTTGAAAATAAACATCCCTTGTGGAAAAAAACGGCAAACCCTGAAAAGTTTTTTAGAAGTAAAGAATTGCCCGAAGCAGAATTAAAAAACCTTTGCCTTCGTTCTCAGCCAGTTTAAGATTTTTCTTTGCCTGAGTATAATTTTCATTAATTGCCAAAGCGCGTTTAAACTCATTAATCGCCCGGTTAAATAAAAACCTGCACTGAATGAGGTAGGCCACACCCAGATCATTGTGGATGTCAACATAGTGCGAATGCTTTTCCAGTATTTCTTCAAGCCGAATAATATACTGTTCGGTGGCTCTGCGGTCAACACCTTCTTCTCCGTACTTTAAACGCAGATAAAATTCATGGTAAATTTCACTGCCGGTTTGCGACAATACTTCTGTCTTCGCTTCAATCAGCGCTTGGCGGGCCTCGTCGTACTGCTCCTTGCTTAGATAATTTTGCGCCACTTTAAAAAACTGATTGTTTAAGTAAGCATTGAATTCAACTGCCTTAT
It encodes the following:
- a CDS encoding DUF4398 domain-containing protein, translated to MKKRFYFFAAVGMISILSTGCGTVDTRSTVEQMTNARVAVETAEKMDAKAYASQDLRHAQDALAIARDAYANQAFERAFDFSKKATIYALVAKAKTEQKKSEEKLVEVKQQLAKVRALTETYMKPAVPTMSVVPTVPVVPASQTNPASSSGQPTPTATTPVEVKP
- a CDS encoding acetate kinase, with the translated sequence MLILVINCGSSSLKYTLFNQDREVSAGLVDRIGTAKSSFSRTVSNGKKRSQSVAVANHRQSIKLVVDSLVEDGVIAHHCAIGAVGHRVVHGGPRYADAVLVNQSVINDPIGRNLAPLHQVSYAGIEACLTIFPKIPQVAVFDTAFHQTLPEHAFTYALPHQLMKKHNIRKYGFHGTSHKYVTQEAIRILRKPANRTNLITLHLGNGSSISAIQGGKCVDTSMGLTPLAGVVMGTRCGDIDPAIVPFLMEKEKLSVREIDQLLNKKSGILGLSGVSNDLREVLAKAEKGSRRARLSLDVFIYSIQKYIGAYHAILGRTDAIVFTAGIGEKSPYLREKICERLFGIGIKIDKRKNAGTISQERFIHTVSAKVKILVLPTREEYMIARETRRVIDKKK